CATTTCCCACGGAAATGTTCatttacgagaaaattttacCGAAAATGCATGAACTTTTGAgagcaaaaaatgatgatacgGTTTTCGCTCCTGAGTAAGTTTcagtttttgtctttaaaatatgtttttttgatatttttcatattttttaggtTCATCTATTGCACCGACACTCCCGTTcctatgataattttaaaagatttgagCTTTGATGGATTTTGCAGTCCAATGAATTTACTGGAAATTGACGCAACCAAAGTTGTTAcggaaaaattgtcgaaatttCATGCTTGTTCGATGTTTCTCCatgaaaacgtaaaaatatttcattaatttttgaaaattttttataatttttgtcttcagGGAACTCCAATTGACTCGTTAACTGAGAGTTTTGTAAAACCAACACATGGAAAAGACTCATTCACTGAAGTTTGGATAAAACCAGGACTTGAATTGGCCATTTCTTACTTCAAAAAGTGGGAAGGATGTCAAAATATtgctgaaaaattgataaaatctgaaaaaactATCATAGAGAGATTTACTCAAATTTACGTCGACCCGTCAAAAGGAccttataatattttgaatcatGGCGATTTTCATCATGGTAATTTAATGCAGCGAAATGGGGGAGTCTTGCCTCAGGATCTGTTGTTggtgtgtaaaaattttttttaaacagaaaaatttcttaattttttaatattttttctcagatTGACTtccaattttcctttttcggTACTCCAGCTGTCGATTTCATATACATGCTGTATCTGATGACGAGTCAAAAAGTTCGCAAAAATCATAGAAATGAAATTATGGAGCTCTACTTCGAAAAATTCGTTGCTACTTTGAAGCTTTTGGactttaaaggaaaaattccgACGTTTACcgaatttgaaaatgaattgaaacGTTGTCGTTTGATGGAACTTGTGTTACTTTTGTGTTTCGGTGCTTATTTTTACGTCAACTGGGAAGATAAATCCACAAAAACAGTCGTTGAAGCGGCCCAGGAGAAAAATCTGTACGCTCCAACAATTCCTATTTGGGAAAATAATGAAGAATGGAAAGAATATGTTACAAAATCTGTCGAAGAAATGATCAACAAAggatttttggattaaaaatatcaattttttataaatacttgacatttttttatcaaagaaatGATCATTAAAGGGCagtttgcttaatttttatcaactttggCAGGATTTCTCGCACTATTTCTACGTATTTCGGGTTGGTATATATCTTAAAACGTGCTTCACGTGTCTCTTCGGTATCGATAAAGAAGTTATTTGGATCTGCCAAGTCTGTGTCTTCAATCAACATTAAAGGGAGTATGCATGCTGTGACTATAATTCctgttaaaatgtaaaaaattctttaaaaattgattttttttgaattttcagtcAAACACTTACCATGATCGACTTTCGATCGCATAGCTTTGAAAATATCTTCTACACTTGGAATGAATTTTGCTCCTAATTTCGTCAATATTGCACTTAGAGCTTCATGATAATGTTCAATAAGTTCTTtcacatgatttttttgcacttctaAATTGCATGACGTGttaataaaatgattcaaatCAATTCCAGGTGATCCGTAAAATCCTTCCTGATGATCAATTACCAACAAATCGCATAATTTTccgttttcatcatttttccacAGCATATTGTTCATCCAGGCATCTCCGTGGTTCTGCACATGAAACTCTTCCGTCGTACGAGTGAagattttcttcatattttcgaTGATATTTTCCGCAAATTCCGTCATGACATCGATAAATGGTTCGAGAGATGCCTCCTTTTTGACTACTGTGTTCAAAAATTCACTGATAACGGTACGAAAGAAGACATGATATGGCGTCTCCATTTCCGTTAAACCGCCTTGCATGTGATACCGGAAGAAATCgggattctaaaaaaatgtaaattaatgcTAATTATCGGTTTATCTGCATGCAACTTACCTTTTTGTAGAGAACAGCAGTTGCGGCATGGAATTTCGCAAGTTTAGCCAAGAATAATTTGCAATGTTCCAAATCCAAGCGGTTACGACGATCAATTGTGGCATATCCCTTCGCTGTTGCATCTTCAAAGACGAGCGAATCTGCATCGGCAAACACCAAAAAAGGACTAAAGTTTAAAGTTTCGCCGTgggaatttaataatttttcgcattCGACGAGAACTTCTTTGTACGTCGTTAATTCTCGTTCAAACACTTGAAATTCCTCGATAACTTCCTGCACAGCGGCATTCGAGGAGTTTGTCTTGAGGATCAAGGAGATCGTTTCCGCATCATTTGATGACTCACGTTGATACTTTAAGGTGATGCGATAAACACAACTTGCGAA
The sequence above is drawn from the Culicoides brevitarsis isolate CSIRO-B50_1 chromosome 1, AGI_CSIRO_Cbre_v1, whole genome shotgun sequence genome and encodes:
- the LOC134837697 gene encoding uncharacterized protein LOC134837697; this translates as MSEKEISETGFAATPQWLDEEFLEKVLKYHEKCEEIKITELKVNPASILNNLASIIFKIDVSYEIKNHSKVHSNFILKTIPEEKDIKLDFQKYNTAFPTEMFIYEKILPKMHELLRAKNDDTVFAPEFIYCTDTPVPMIILKDLSFDGFCSPMNLLEIDATKVVTEKLSKFHACSMFLHENGTPIDSLTESFVKPTHGKDSFTEVWIKPGLELAISYFKKWEGCQNIAEKLIKSEKTIIERFTQIYVDPSKGPYNILNHGDFHHGNLMQRNGGVLPQDLLLIDFQFSFFGTPAVDFIYMLYLMTSQKVRKNHRNEIMELYFEKFVATLKLLDFKGKIPTFTEFENELKRCRLMELVLLLCFGAYFYVNWEDKSTKTVVEAAQEKNLYAPTIPIWENNEEWKEYVTKSVEEMINKGFLD